Proteins from a single region of Streptomyces spectabilis:
- a CDS encoding DNA alkylation repair protein: MSVTVPRSTLADTVLDRLTASYAEAANPVRAAEMRAYMKDVAPFLGLASGVRRELARAVLAGTPRPDEADCTALALRCWRLPEREYHYFAVDYLRRHVKRCSSGFLPVARHLVTTVPWWDTVDLLAAHVVGGLVAADPELTADMDAWSTDDDLWVIRTALLHQLRYKERTDADRLFAYCARQAGHPDFFIRKAIGWCLREYAKTDPDAVRTFVDRHRDALSPLSVREALKNIGG, translated from the coding sequence ATGAGCGTCACAGTGCCGCGCAGCACCCTGGCCGACACGGTCCTCGACCGGCTCACCGCGAGCTATGCGGAGGCAGCCAATCCGGTCCGGGCCGCGGAGATGCGCGCGTACATGAAGGACGTCGCGCCGTTCCTCGGCCTCGCCTCCGGGGTGCGCCGGGAGCTGGCGCGGGCCGTCCTCGCGGGCACTCCGCGCCCCGACGAGGCCGACTGCACGGCGCTCGCGCTGCGGTGCTGGCGGCTGCCCGAGCGCGAGTACCACTACTTCGCGGTCGACTATCTGCGGCGGCACGTGAAGCGCTGCTCGTCCGGCTTCCTGCCGGTGGCCCGGCACCTCGTGACGACGGTCCCCTGGTGGGACACCGTCGACCTGCTGGCCGCGCACGTCGTCGGCGGGCTCGTCGCCGCCGACCCGGAGCTGACGGCCGACATGGACGCGTGGAGCACCGACGACGACCTGTGGGTGATCCGCACCGCGCTGCTCCACCAGCTGCGCTACAAGGAGCGGACGGACGCCGACCGGCTCTTCGCGTACTGCGCGCGGCAGGCCGGGCACCCCGACTTCTTCATCCGCAAGGCCATCGGCTGGTGCCTGCGCGAGTACGCCAAGACCGACCCGGACGCGGTGCGGACCTTCGTCGACCGGCACCGCGACGCGCTGTCGCCGCTCTCCGTGCGCGAGGCCCTGAAGAACATCGGCGGCTGA
- a CDS encoding thiolase family protein: protein MRDAVIVEAVRTPVGKGKPGGSLHHVHPVDLLAHTLRTLVERSGVDAARVDDVIGGCVDQVAEQAMNTTRYAALAAGFPESVPATTVDRQCGSSQQAVHFAAQGVIAGAYDMAIACGVESMSRVPMWSNVPAGADPFGPGIAERYPEGLVPQGVSAELIAAKWSISREEMDVFATGSHRKAARAWAGGLFDAEVAPLGHVTRDESVRPATTPEVLAGLKPAYEDPAFAERFPQIDWSVTAGNTSPLNDGASAVLITTSENAARLGLRPLARLHSFAVAGSDPLLMLTGILPATEQVLRRAGLTLDDIDLFEVNEAFASVVLCWLRETGVDERKVNAHGGAIALGHPLGASGTRLMTTLVHAMRARGARYALQTMCEAGGLANATVLEAV from the coding sequence ATGCGCGACGCCGTCATCGTCGAAGCGGTACGCACCCCGGTCGGCAAGGGGAAGCCGGGCGGCTCCCTCCACCACGTCCACCCCGTCGACCTGCTCGCCCACACCCTGCGCACCCTCGTCGAGCGCAGCGGAGTCGACGCGGCGCGGGTGGACGACGTGATCGGCGGCTGCGTCGACCAGGTCGCCGAGCAGGCCATGAACACCACCCGGTACGCCGCCCTTGCCGCGGGCTTCCCGGAGTCCGTGCCCGCCACCACCGTCGACCGCCAGTGCGGCTCGTCCCAGCAGGCCGTGCACTTCGCCGCGCAGGGCGTGATCGCGGGCGCGTACGACATGGCGATCGCCTGCGGCGTGGAGTCGATGAGCCGCGTACCGATGTGGTCGAACGTGCCCGCGGGCGCCGACCCCTTCGGCCCCGGCATCGCCGAGCGCTACCCCGAGGGGCTCGTCCCGCAGGGCGTCAGCGCCGAGCTCATCGCCGCGAAGTGGTCCATCAGCCGGGAGGAGATGGACGTCTTCGCCACCGGCTCGCACCGGAAGGCGGCCCGGGCCTGGGCGGGCGGCCTCTTCGACGCGGAGGTCGCGCCGCTCGGCCACGTCACCCGCGACGAGTCCGTACGCCCCGCCACCACGCCCGAGGTGCTCGCCGGACTCAAGCCCGCCTACGAGGACCCGGCGTTCGCCGAGCGCTTCCCGCAGATCGACTGGTCGGTCACCGCCGGGAACACCAGCCCCCTCAACGACGGGGCGTCCGCCGTGCTCATCACCACCAGCGAGAACGCCGCCCGGCTCGGCCTGCGCCCGCTCGCCCGTCTGCACAGCTTCGCCGTCGCGGGCTCCGACCCGCTCCTGATGCTCACCGGCATCCTGCCCGCCACCGAGCAGGTGCTGCGCCGGGCCGGCCTGACGCTCGACGACATCGACCTGTTCGAGGTCAACGAGGCGTTCGCCAGCGTGGTCCTGTGCTGGCTGCGGGAGACCGGAGTCGACGAGCGGAAGGTGAACGCGCACGGCGGCGCCATCGCCCTCGGCCACCCGCTGGGCGCGAGCGGGACGCGCCTGATGACCACGCTCGTCCACGCCATGCGGGCCCGTGGGGCGCGGTACGCCTTGCAGACGATGTGCGAGGCGGGCGGTCTCGCCAACGCGACCGTCCTGGAAGCCGTGTGA
- a CDS encoding winged helix-turn-helix transcriptional regulator translates to MPSTKGPRPCAIADTLALVGEKYSLLVLREVFLGARRFDQLARNTGAPRDVLTARLRRLVDAGVLEKARYSERPQRFEYRPTPAGLELESVLMTLMAWGDRHLRPDDGRPMLVEHACGRTLTPVVTCAHCGTEVRHEDLTAHPQVPGWTVTGPAGV, encoded by the coding sequence ATGCCATCCACCAAGGGCCCGCGCCCCTGCGCCATCGCCGACACGCTCGCCCTGGTCGGCGAGAAGTACTCCCTGCTCGTCCTGCGCGAGGTCTTCCTCGGCGCCCGGCGCTTCGACCAGCTGGCCCGCAACACGGGCGCCCCGCGCGACGTCCTGACGGCCCGGCTGCGCCGCCTGGTCGACGCGGGCGTCCTGGAGAAGGCCCGCTACAGCGAACGCCCCCAGCGCTTCGAGTACCGGCCGACACCGGCGGGCCTGGAGCTGGAGTCCGTCCTGATGACCCTGATGGCGTGGGGCGACCGCCACCTCCGCCCCGACGACGGCCGCCCCATGCTCGTCGAGCACGCCTGCGGCCGGACGCTCACGCCTGTGGTCACCTGCGCCCACTGCGGCACCGAGGTCCGCCACGAGGACCTGACGGCGCATCCGCAGGTGCCGGGGTGGACGGTGACAGGGCCTGCGGGGGTGTGA
- a CDS encoding TVP38/TMEM64 family protein, with translation MLDTAATPPQGLVVRCTRVLLSPWSRLSLLVLLLVAAATCVLLFEPQRLLADGWPPELTGTAAVCVFAVAYGTCTVAFVPRPLLNLAAGALFGSQAGLAAAVAGTVLGAGASFGLGRILGQDALRPLLRGRWLKAADGQLSRHGFRSMLAVRLFPGVPFAAANYCAAVSKMGWLPFLLATALGSVPNTAAYVIAGARADTPTSPAFLLAMGFIAVSGLGAAAVAWRKRHRLRGN, from the coding sequence ATGCTCGACACCGCCGCCACCCCGCCGCAGGGCCTCGTCGTGCGCTGCACCCGGGTGCTCCTCTCACCGTGGTCGCGGCTGTCCCTGCTCGTGCTGCTGCTCGTCGCGGCGGCCACGTGCGTGCTGCTCTTCGAGCCGCAGCGGCTGCTCGCCGACGGCTGGCCGCCGGAGCTGACCGGGACGGCCGCGGTGTGCGTGTTCGCGGTGGCGTACGGCACGTGCACGGTGGCGTTCGTGCCGCGGCCGCTGCTCAACCTCGCGGCGGGCGCGCTGTTCGGCTCGCAGGCGGGGCTCGCCGCGGCGGTCGCGGGCACGGTGCTCGGGGCGGGCGCCTCCTTCGGGCTCGGCCGGATCCTCGGCCAGGACGCGCTGCGGCCGCTGCTGCGCGGCCGCTGGCTGAAGGCGGCCGACGGCCAGCTCAGCCGCCACGGCTTCCGCTCGATGCTCGCGGTGCGCCTCTTCCCCGGCGTGCCGTTCGCGGCGGCCAACTACTGCGCGGCCGTCTCCAAGATGGGCTGGCTCCCCTTCCTCCTGGCCACGGCGCTCGGTTCGGTGCCGAACACGGCCGCGTACGTGATAGCGGGTGCCCGCGCCGACACCCCGACCTCCCCGGCGTTCCTGCTCGCGATGGGCTTCATCGCGGTGTCGGGTCTCGGCGCCGCGGCGGTGGCCTGGCGCAAGCGTCACCGCCTGCGCGGGAACTGA
- the tuf gene encoding elongation factor Tu gives MSKTAYVRTKPHLNIGTMGHVDHGKTTLTAAITKVLSARGTGTFVPFDRIDRAPEEAQRGITINIAHVEYETDTRHYAHVDMPGHADYVKNMVTGAAQLDGAILVVSALDGIMPQTAEHVLLARQVGVDHIVVALNKADAGDEELTDLVELEVRDLLSAHGYGGDSAPVVRVSGLKALEGDPRWTGAIEALLDAVDTYVPMPERYVDAPFLLPVENVLTITGRGTVVTGAVERGTVRVGDRVDVLGGLGTDTETVVTGLETFGKPMESAQAGDNVALLLRGVPRDAVRRGHVVAAPGSVRPSRRFTAQVYVLSAREGGRTTPVATGYRPQFYIRTADVVGDIDLGEAAVARPGDTVAMTVELGRDVPLEPGLGFAIREGGRTVGAGTVTAVA, from the coding sequence ATGTCCAAGACCGCTTACGTCCGCACGAAGCCGCATCTGAACATCGGCACGATGGGCCACGTCGACCACGGCAAGACCACCCTGACCGCCGCCATCACCAAGGTGCTCAGCGCGCGCGGCACCGGCACGTTCGTGCCCTTCGACCGCATCGACCGCGCGCCCGAGGAGGCGCAGCGCGGCATCACGATCAACATCGCGCACGTCGAGTACGAGACCGACACGCGGCACTACGCGCACGTGGACATGCCCGGTCACGCCGACTACGTGAAGAACATGGTGACGGGCGCGGCCCAGCTCGACGGCGCCATCCTCGTGGTCTCGGCGCTCGACGGGATCATGCCGCAGACCGCCGAGCACGTGTTGCTCGCCCGCCAGGTCGGCGTCGACCACATCGTCGTGGCCCTGAACAAGGCCGACGCGGGGGACGAGGAACTCACCGACCTCGTGGAGCTGGAGGTGCGCGACCTGTTGTCCGCGCACGGGTACGGGGGCGACTCCGCGCCCGTGGTCCGGGTCTCGGGCCTCAAGGCGCTGGAGGGCGACCCGCGGTGGACCGGGGCGATCGAGGCGCTGCTCGACGCCGTCGACACGTACGTACCGATGCCGGAGCGCTATGTCGACGCGCCGTTCCTGCTGCCGGTGGAGAACGTCCTGACGATCACCGGTCGCGGCACGGTCGTCACGGGTGCCGTCGAGCGCGGCACGGTCCGGGTCGGCGACCGCGTCGACGTCCTCGGGGGCCTCGGCACCGACACGGAGACGGTCGTCACCGGCCTGGAGACGTTCGGCAAGCCCATGGAGTCGGCGCAGGCCGGTGACAACGTGGCGCTGCTGCTGCGCGGCGTGCCGCGCGACGCCGTCCGCCGCGGACACGTGGTCGCCGCCCCCGGCAGCGTCCGGCCGAGCCGCCGCTTCACCGCGCAGGTGTACGTCCTGTCAGCCCGCGAGGGGGGCCGTACGACCCCGGTGGCGACGGGCTACCGGCCGCAGTTCTACATCCGCACCGCGGACGTGGTCGGGGACATCGACCTCGGCGAGGCCGCGGTGGCCCGCCCCGGCGACACGGTCGCCATGACCGTGGAGCTGGGCCGCGACGTCCCGCTGGAGCCGGGCCTCGGCTTCGCGATCCGCGAGGGCGGGCGGACGGTGGGCGCCGGCACGGTGACGGCTGTCGCCTGA